A stretch of DNA from Cumulibacter manganitolerans:
CGTGGGGTCACTCGGCCCAGGTGCATCCAGCGGTGCGGTCACAGCGCTGGCCTTCGTGGCGCTCTACGGAGTCGTGTGGTTCAAGTATCCGCCTGGGCCGCCGGGCATCGGCAACGACGCCACGCTGGGCGCCCGCACCGCTGAATACTTCGGCATGATCCTGATATCCATCGCGCTCCTTGTTTTGGCGCTCGTCATCACCAAGCGCGTCAGTTCGCTCGCCTTCCCGACTGCTGGAGTGGCCGGCGGCATCGTCGCCTTCGTCGTGCTGGCCGTCATCGCGGGTCTTCTCATGCCGCCTGCCGGCCGGGCGCCGAGCAACTTCCCACCGAACACTCTTGCGGACTTCCGCGCTGCTTCCCTTGCGATACAGCTAAGCCTTTGGACGACCATCGGCATAACCATCAGCGTGCTCACCGATCGCGCGTTCCGATCCACGACGCGAGCGGCCTAGACA
This window harbors:
- a CDS encoding CbtA family protein, encoding MTARSFLVRGLLAGLLAGMVAFGVAKTIGEPIVGSAIAYEEQGGGHSGEHGGDGPTAESEPSSSADDSATVSRSSQSTWGLLTGTVLMGIALGGLVGLLSAFAVGRVGSLGPGASSGAVTALAFVALYGVVWFKYPPGPPGIGNDATLGARTAEYFGMILISIALLVLALVITKRVSSLAFPTAGVAGGIVAFVVLAVIAGLLMPPAGRAPSNFPPNTLADFRAASLAIQLSLWTTIGITISVLTDRAFRSTTRAA